GATTCCAAATCTTCAACAGCTATATCAAAATGTAAGGATTTCATATTTTGGCCTTTTTTTCCTTCAGTTGTTCGATATctccgtcttaaataagaatttatgtttgttcttttgtAAATTCTGTACTTTTGAGTTTTTATCATAGTGtgattgaaattggaaaagatctAGTATTAAATTTGTTGATCGCAAAAAAAGCTTACTTTTTACAGCAAGAAATTTAATGAAGTATTTCTTTTTCCCTTTTAAtcttcacaaaatctcattacaGACGGCATATATCCGTCTGTAAAGACaggccaaatacaataccacattcctgataggacaaacaacaagtggggtggtgggggaaaaatgtcaccactttcaagctatttgacccgtctttagttatagacggatatatccgtctatagcaagactaactGTTTAATCTTAAGAATTTTGGTTTTGCTGAACATTTCGTATTTGGCTTAAAATGAAGTATGAGTATCTTGACAAGGGTAATTGAGGGAAATTGATCGAACGCGATCAACAATGATTTGAATTACTAATTTACAATTAGAATATGTCATAAAGCTCTTTAGCTCAGATTTGATGAAAAAAATTCAGATTTCAGATCAGTATTTACAAACTTCGATAGCTTAGTTGTAAACTTCTGATTATTTGTTCAGGTATGATTATGGGGGCTGCAGTTTCGACTGTTTACTACAATCTTAAGCAAAGGCATCCAACTCTAGAAATGCCTGTTATCGACTATGATCTCGCACTTCTGTTCCAACCTATGTTGGTACTTGGAATCAGTATCGGTGTTGCTTTCAATGTCATCTTTGCTGACTGGATGATCACAGTCTTGCTTATCATTCTCTTCATCTGTATGTACACTACTATAACAAAACTCAGATATTCGATTCTTGTTGTTGGAAATGTTGAATATATCGGTGACTAATTTTGCACTATGAAATGCAGTTACCTCAACTAAGGCTTTCCTCAAGGGTGTTGATACATGGAAGAAAGAAACTATCATGAAAAAGGTCCTTAACTTTGCTAATCCCCTCAGTTGCAGCTTTTTGATCTGATTTATGTCGTTTTTCTAACACGGTTGCTAAATGTCTTTCAGGAAGCTGCACAAAGGGTAACAAATGGTGATGGTGGTGACTACAAAGCTCTTCCTGCCGTTCCTGAGAAGAAAGAAGTGGTAAGGATATTCATTTCCCTGAGTCTAgtatgagacggtctcacataTGAGACGCGGTTAATCCTAATGTTGAATTGTTTTGGGTTCACCAGGTACCTATTATGGAAAATGTGCACTGGCCACAAGTGGCCGTTCTTTGTGCCGTTTGGCTTGCAATTCTTGGACTCGAGATCGTCCAGGTACGTTGTTGAACTTCTACTAAACTTGTTTGTGTAATTGGTAATTACTGAAGTACTGAAAACTGTATCTTCACAATTGCAGAAGTATACCTCTACTTGCTCAATAGCATATTGGGTGACCAACCTATTGCAGGTATCTTTCCGATAACAAAGATCTTATTTTCAGCTGTGATGCAATGATAATCTCTCTTATGGAGTATATCTTTATATGCAATGTGCTGAACTGCATTTCTCTTTGATTTTTCTTTCTCAGATCCCGATTGCAGTCGGAGCATCAGGATACGAAGCGTACATGCTCTACACCGGAAAGAGGAAGTTGACTTCCCGAGGAGACGAAGAAAGCCACTGGACAATACCTAAACTAATTCTGTACTGCTTTATCGGCATGTGTGCTGGAATGGTTGGAGGCTTACTTGGTCTTGGTGGAGGATTTATTCTCGGCCCTCTGTTTCTCGAGATTGGCATCATTCCTCAGGTCATACTTCCTTACATTATTAAATTTTCATCGCGGTTCGTCCAAAGACAGTCTCTTTGTTGCTGTATTATATGAGATTAACCGTGATGCATATGTTCAACAGGTATCAAGTGCCACTGCTACCTTCGCCATGATGTTTTCCTCGTCTATGTCCGTCGTAGAATACTACCTTCTCAACCGATTCCCAGTACCATACGGTAAACCCTCATTCTAACCTCAACCGTAAACTCATCTTCTACCATTCTATACTATGTTTCCATCCTTCAAAAGCTAACATACATTTTACGCGTCTCACAGCTGCCTACCTTGTCGCTGTCGCTACTTTTGCCGCCTTAGTTGGGCAAGTTCTTGTAAGGAGACTTATTGCTATTCTCGGAAGAGCCTCTCTTATCATCTTTATCTTGGCGTTCACCATCTTCGTCAGTGCTATTTCACTCGGTAAGCATTTAAGATTTCGGTAAACCCGTATATTCTATCAATTTTCGGTAAATATTTGGTTTGGTAATTATTTTGATTTTATGATTACAGGTGGGGTAGGTATATCAAACATGGTTTACAAAATTCAACACAATGAATACATGGGATTTGATAGTCTATGTGCTTATGATGCATAATTGCCATTGCATAGTGAAGACATTTTAGTAAAGATATTTTTTAGCTCTTGGTAGAGAAGCTTTGCTGGCACAAGAGTAAGGCTGCGCACATCCGACTCTCCCTTACTTCAATTTGCGGGAGCTGTTGAGAAACAGGGATAATGTTGTTGTGGTGATTGTTGTAGAGAAGCTTTGCTAAAGTCTACAAGGCTCCTCCTTTTTTGTTGGTCAACaaatttttcttcaatttttattttttgtattgTGTTTTAGAGTAATTGTACTCCTATCTCAAAGATTATTCATTGTAATAACATCATGAATTTTTGGCAATTTATTGTTAAGAAAATTCTCTTCAATAACTTGGGCAAAATTTGTATTGTTTACGGACTATGATGTATGTAAATGGCAACAACATTGCTACAATGCCACCGGGTGCTACTAAGATATCAATAAAATAATATACTCCGTACTTATTGATGAGTATGTTGATCTCGTATTACTAAATGATGATATCTCATTTTATGTAACGAGCATGGATAATGCATTTAagaaaactagttttaaacccgtgcaaaattgcacgggtttgtatttaggacggtatgaatgttttttgataaatattttatttttatatttctattgtaattatctaattGTTTTATATCAGTGATCAGTGATCtaactggaaatgaacattcTCCACGTAAATAGGATGCGTAAAAACCACAACTACCGGGTGAATGTTCATTTCGATTCTGATTGATTAACATCGAAGAGTTTCACCATATTCGGCATATAGATCTCTCACTAAGCGCTCAACAACATCGTACTATCTGGTTTTAAAAAATATttaagttatttaatttattcgaCTTACCTTATCGTGTTTTTATTATTTAAACAATATTTGTTATAACAATTGtgaattatttattaaaaaatttattaaaaaaaatttactAAAAAatttttaatcacttgtaaattaaaataaaatttatttatttgtttttttagagtaaaaaaaaaaataaaaaacagctTTAAATGCTTGTTGAAGATGTATTAACTCGGTTTCCTATCATTGTCACTCTACCAATTTTGGTGTGAATTGATAATTAAGAtccgagttttatattccaagtacaTATGCCGTCATTattgttttttgaaaaaaaaatttgtacCCTGTAGTTTTACAAAATTATGTTGTGAATTTGTGGTACAATAATATTAGCAAAAATACATGTAATTCATTTTTGTAATTCATTTCCGTTGTAGATTCGATCCCGTATATAACTGTAattccttcttgaaattatgtaattttattgtgtaattttgttttaaaaattatgtgatttaatcacatttactcgcatttgtaattaattctgcgtaaatgttatgcattttttttacacggaatgtataaaattttatcataatattaattcgaagaagtattccataagattattttatataatCTGTTGCGACACGGAATTTAGCGCATGTTCGAAAAGACGGATATCTGaataattaaatacgttgcacactcatgggtcccaccataatctagattttccaaaaaaaaaaatgcatttatgacgtggcgcgctgtataatgagtattgtcttctgaatttatatagataagattacAAAGAAACATGGTGGTAAAATGAAATCTAATAAATGACTAGGTTTGGATTTGGTTTTAACCCGTATTGATCACACGGGCATGTTTTAACTACAATTGTCTACGTTTTCAAAATTTGTAAATGATCAAGGGATTGTTTAATAAAATTTTCATGAATTTCAAGCACACATAAATTGGACAGTTCATGTGAACGCATTGAAAACACATTTTTATAGTGATAAACTGATAATCAAACAAACACCAAAGATTATATTAATGCAATTAGGATGTTTAACCTTGATCTTGAAATATTTACCATACAAGATATTACCACTCCACGTAACATCTTTTGTCTAATACCTTATGTACAAACTTTTAACATAGCATATATATACTACGTAGTACCAACCATGGGCGGATCTGGGGGAGGGAAAGTGAGGGCAAGTGCCCTCACATGACCCAAAAATGTCAGCTATATAAATTAGTTAGTTCCCCATATATGTAATGTAATATTAGTAGTGTAGTGGTAAGTGTAGGGAACTTATAACCTCCAACCCAGGTTCGATCCCCACTGAcaactttattttgttttttaaTTTCCTTTTTGGTCCTATTAGCTTTAAAATATGAGAACATTTAATAATTTGCACCTTTTTCATTGCTTATTTTTATCTATGTAAGATATACTTTTATTTCCAGTATTCTACAGAAATATATGTAGACTTTTGCGAAATTTAATCATGTATGTATGTCAATAAAAGAGTACAAATACGTAATTAAACGCAAAATAATATTAGAActacggcaaaaaaaaaattgtgccacCCCAAACCTAAATTCCTGCATCCGCCCCTAGTACCAACTAAAATAATCATACCACTATACCATTCACTTGAATATGACGATTTTTAAACATGTTTTAGAGAACAAGAATATAATCTTTTTTTGCAAAAAGAACGTATAAAGATTTACGAATACGTTTTTAAAGCTACTTGTTTTTCCTTTACTCGACTTAATTTTTCAAAGAATATTAATTTACGGAGTAAGAAGGGGAGCCTTGGCGCACCGGTTAAGTCCTTGGAACAGCCtccttgccaaaatggcaaggaAAGGCTTGTCCCAATTACACCCTTATGGTGGGACCCTTTTCCGGACCCTCGCCTAACGAAGACGCAATCGTGTACCGGAGTGCCTTTTTTTATTAATTTACGGAGTAAACAAGGAATAATAAAAACCTAATCATTGGAAATATAATACTCCTACTCATAATCGTTCAGATCAACAAATATGTTGACATTACTTGATttgaaatcaattaacaataatactccctccgatccttacctaaaatggatgaaccacaccaatggtaacataccaTATTTGGCATGAAAAAAGACTAAATTACCCTTACATCCACTATCTATTTACAACTTTATCATCCACTCACTCACTCACCAACTACTTATTTAATCCACCTAAACTCATGTGGCCCCAATCAAACTTTCCTACTTTACCCCTTacttttccaccttttcttaaataaccactTTTTCTGGAGCTCATttcctctccatttcctcaaaagaaatggagaggcaagtaCCTATTAATGGCCCGGATCGTATCTTGCTATcatctaacggttctaaatttacgcataaaaataaaggaaaatgagggTGAGagaaaaaattattatttaaggggattgtgagaggaaatggagagaaaggaaatggagaggatccatttccCTTTTTCTGTACGTTACCatttgtctggatcggagggagtaattTAATGAATTGTAGGCTGACGTCCAGAGCTAGGCAAGATGCACGTTGGTCTAAATGTCTACTGTCGTCCCACATACTGACATACGGAGTAATAAACATACTGTATTATACTGCATTAGAATAAGAATCAAGAATATAACACAGTACAAAATAGCAGATGATACACCCTGTTAAACGACAAACAAACGATGTTACAATATGAACACATAACACATGATATGTCACATGAATATCGATTCACAAATAATATCCTACAATCAGAGTTGTATAGTAgtattgtacaaccgcctcaaattTATTAAACTCTTACACagagttgttgagctatttt
The Silene latifolia isolate original U9 population chromosome 11, ASM4854445v1, whole genome shotgun sequence genome window above contains:
- the LOC141610908 gene encoding sulfite exporter TauE/SafE family protein 3-like yields the protein MGKSWMIKFVVFSVVFVGSFLLFASANEEIVKEIAATEIEIEQVEVSLLTKVVNFLWQGTSGYVHVWPDMKFGWEIIVGSLIGFFGAAFGSVGGVGGGGIFVPMLTLIIGFDSKSSTAISKCMIMGAAVSTVYYNLKQRHPTLEMPVIDYDLALLFQPMLVLGISIGVAFNVIFADWMITVLLIILFIFTSTKAFLKGVDTWKKETIMKKEAAQRVTNGDGGDYKALPAVPEKKEVVPIMENVHWPQVAVLCAVWLAILGLEIVQKYTSTCSIAYWVTNLLQIPIAVGASGYEAYMLYTGKRKLTSRGDEESHWTIPKLILYCFIGMCAGMVGGLLGLGGGFILGPLFLEIGIIPQVSSATATFAMMFSSSMSVVEYYLLNRFPVPYAAYLVAVATFAALVGQVLVRRLIAILGRASLIIFILAFTIFVSAISLGGVGISNMVYKIQHNEYMGFDSLCAYDA